A stretch of Apis cerana isolate GH-2021 linkage group LG1, AcerK_1.0, whole genome shotgun sequence DNA encodes these proteins:
- the LOC108002540 gene encoding uncharacterized protein LOC108002540 isoform X3 encodes MRNDITDMHTANADSSTDAIWLEKRSPSQTALDQVSLSFDKVVVKQEHPDEAEIRELAAKMVEANKAKMVSGIPGTPQQQRPPQCLLPQSNLPGILGYLNKRPADSSTAVATKPLSTEGKVPPDDESQRGRFGWTSFDDCHIPYIFRSGEKYCAVRILESKLLNKYLSYLHSDIYSCTCIRSYYITEAESKLFTDINVKHCENQFGREPFTCKDLVVRLSDAKEFYTFLDVCYTKLTAGTNPNVSSGHKADKCGFIRINKESVVPYTVKDGLQYVPLFYFEGETENLKLKAEKLEGWDLSYLKFCCKVQGIRNELFASETCSVISLNDIKSYFPPGTGFEDYWPTKVMDSQLLVNSKGGGSGGGWTKQPPTPPATKPVSVQNSANKAAVNARSTPMHNMIPRGSVANTSQVQRVSQPRPVTTTHPAHSSPTALPSGRSNIVTQPMLNTVQSVNGWTGLVGGQPTFQTALVSQPSSIIRMPSSLNMHNQISTPPKNYSQQSSRSRGGGGSAAAQYPGVYPVTTMQNVAQAQPPPLVRATVHSSQPNLGVTSTYTTPTLGVPNAVTASTYPQMLGLSEQVQALMPSPTSVSTLLHPQRHTPSVHNTSHTKYPPPLIPVNGSNNSTRDSRGRKPLIPISESHVSTCQVQPYQIQKALVEDKMVPCINFKPYIYSELLMTLNDFVAQYFPACDINSCRQVLTDVLHIDLYQGNRLQMKMLMEAGKCSSLNEELPLIQVKNIMKYMPQLKYMFNRGGEMVMPAPAHSSEEHPAKKRQRTS; translated from the exons atgagGAACGATATTACGGACATGCATACAGCGAATGCTGATAGCAGTACAGACGCCATATGGCTCGAGAAAAGGAGTCCGTCGCAGACGGCGCTTGACCAAGTGTCACTCA GTTTTGATAAAGTTGTTGTTAAACAAGAACATCCTGATGAAGCGGAAATCCGAGAATTGGCTGCCAAAATGGTGGAAGCAAACAAGGCGAAAATGGTCAGCGGGATACCAGGAACACCGCAACAACAAAGGCCTCCACAATGTCTCCTTCCACAATCAAATCTTCCTGGTATTTTAGGATATTTGAATAAACGGCCGGCAGATTCATCAACTGCTGTAGCAACGAAACCTCTTTCTACTGAAGGCAAAGTACCGCCTGATGATGAGAGTCAACGAGGACGCTTTGGATGGACAAGCTTTGACGATTGTCATATACCATATATATTTCGCTCTGGCGAAAAGTATTGTGCTGTACGAATCTTAGAATCTAAGTTGTTGAACAAGTACCTGAGTTACCTACACTCGGATATCTACAGTTGTACGTGTATAAgaagttattatattacgGAAGCGGAAAGCAAATTATTCACTGATATAAATGTGAAACATTGTGAGAATCAATTTGGAAGAGAACCATTTACATGTAAAGACCTGGTGGTTCGACTTTCGGACGCGAAGgagttttatacatttttggaCGTGTGTTATACGAAATTAACAGCAGGCACGAATCCTAATGTATCAAGTGGGCATAAAGCCGATAAATGTGGGTTCATTCGAATAAACAAGGAATCTGTAGTACCTTATACGGTAAAAGACGGTCTTCAATATGTCCCTTTGTTTTACTTTGAAGGCGAGACTGAGAATCTCAAATTAAAAGCGGAGAAACTGGAAGGTTGGGACTTGTCGTATTTAAAGTTTTGTTGCAAAGTACAGGGTATTCGTAATGAATTGTTCGCAAGTGAGACATGCTCGGTGATTAGtttgaatgatattaaaagttattttcctCCCGGTACGGGATTCGAGGACTATTGGCCGACTAAAGTGATGGACTCTCAATTATTAGTGAATAGCAAAGGTGGTGGTAGCGGTGGCGGTTGGACAAAACAACCTCCGACACCACCGGCGACAAAACCAGTTTCCGTACAAAATAGTGCGAATAAAGCAGCGGTTAATGCACGATCAACGCCTATGCATAATATGATACCACGTGGATCTGTCGCAAATACATCGCAAGTACAACGTGTCAGTCAACCCAGACCTGTTACAACGACCCATCCTGCGCATTCTTCACCAACAGCACTTCCTTCCGGAAGATCGAATATTGTTACTCAACCAATGTTAAACACCGTGCAAAGTGTTAATGGTTGGACGGGTCTCGTTGGTGGTCAACCTACCTTTCAAACAGCACTTGTTTCTCAACCTAGTTCTATAATACGAATGCCCTCATCCTTAAATATGCACAAt CAAATATCGACACcaccaaaaaattattcgcaacAATCTAGTAGGAGCAGAGGGGGTGGTGGTAGTGCAGCAGCTCAGTACCCTGGAGTATATCCAGTTACAACTATGCAGAATGTTGCTCAGGCTCAGCCACCCCCTCTTGTCAGAGCAACAGTTCATTCCAGTCAACCTAATCTTGG gGTTACATCAACATATACTACACCTACTTTAGGTGTACCAAATGCTGTTACAGCAAGTACATATCCTCAAATGCTTGGTTTAAGTGAACAAGTACAAGCTCTGATGCCATCACCTACTTCTGTATCTACATTGTTGCATCCACAAAGGCATACACCATCCGTACATAATACATCTCATACAAAATATCCACCACCATTAATACCAGTTAATGGTAGTAATAACAGTACCag ggaTTCAAGAGGTAGAAAACCACTAATCCCAATATCAGAGTCACATGTATCAACCTGTCAAGTTCAACCttatcaaattcaaaaagcacttgtagaagataaaatggtaccttgtattaattttaaaccatatatatattctgaatTATTGATGACACTTAATGACTTCGTCGCTCAGTATTTTCCTGCTTGTGACATTAATAGTTGCCGGCAAGTCCTTACAGATGTTTTGCATATAGATTTGTATCAAGGAAATAG gctACAAATGAAGATGTTAATGGAAGCAGGAAAATGTTCGTCTTTAAATGAAGAATTACCACTAatacaagtaaaaaatataatgaaatatatgccccaattgaaatatatgtttaatagaGGTGGTGAAATGGTGATGCCTGCACCTGCACATTCCTCCGAAGAACATCCTGCCAAAAAACGTCAACGCACCAGCTAG
- the LOC108002540 gene encoding uncharacterized protein LOC108002540 isoform X1, whose protein sequence is MRNDITDMHTANADSSTDAIWLEKRSPSQTALDQVSLSFDKVVVKQEHPDEAEIRELAAKMVEANKAKMVSGIPGTPQQQRPPQCLLPQSNLPGILGYLNKRPADSSTAVATKPLSTEGKVPPDDESQRGRFGWTSFDDCHIPYIFRSGEKYCAVRILESKLLNKYLSYLHSDIYSCTCIRSYYITEAESKLFTDINVKHCENQFGREPFTCKDLVVRLSDAKEFYTFLDVCYTKLTAGTNPNVSSGHKADKCGFIRINKESVVPYTVKDGLQYVPLFYFEGETENLKLKAEKLEGWDLSYLKFCCKVQGIRNELFASETCSVISLNDIKSYFPPGTGFEDYWPTKVMDSQLLVNSKGGGSGGGWTKQPPTPPATKPVSVQNSANKAAVNARSTPMHNMIPRGSVANTSQVQRVSQPRPVTTTHPAHSSPTALPSGRSNIVTQPMLNTVQSVNGWTGLVGGQPTFQTALVSQPSSIIRMPSSLNMHNQISTPPKNYSQQSSRSRGGGGSAAAQYPGVYPVTTMQNVAQAQPPPLVRATVHSSQPNLGYPTYGKDDWVTSTYTTPTLGVPNAVTASTYPQMLGLSEQVQALMPSPTSVSTLLHPQRHTPSVHNTSHTKYPPPLIPVNGSNNSTRDSRGRKPLIPISESHVSTCQVQPYQIQKALVEDKMVPCINFKPYIYSELLMTLNDFVAQYFPACDINSCRQVLTDVLHIDLYQGNRLQMKMLMEAGKCSSLNEELPLIQVKNIMKYMPQLKYMFNRGGEMVMPAPAHSSEEHPAKKRQRTS, encoded by the exons atgagGAACGATATTACGGACATGCATACAGCGAATGCTGATAGCAGTACAGACGCCATATGGCTCGAGAAAAGGAGTCCGTCGCAGACGGCGCTTGACCAAGTGTCACTCA GTTTTGATAAAGTTGTTGTTAAACAAGAACATCCTGATGAAGCGGAAATCCGAGAATTGGCTGCCAAAATGGTGGAAGCAAACAAGGCGAAAATGGTCAGCGGGATACCAGGAACACCGCAACAACAAAGGCCTCCACAATGTCTCCTTCCACAATCAAATCTTCCTGGTATTTTAGGATATTTGAATAAACGGCCGGCAGATTCATCAACTGCTGTAGCAACGAAACCTCTTTCTACTGAAGGCAAAGTACCGCCTGATGATGAGAGTCAACGAGGACGCTTTGGATGGACAAGCTTTGACGATTGTCATATACCATATATATTTCGCTCTGGCGAAAAGTATTGTGCTGTACGAATCTTAGAATCTAAGTTGTTGAACAAGTACCTGAGTTACCTACACTCGGATATCTACAGTTGTACGTGTATAAgaagttattatattacgGAAGCGGAAAGCAAATTATTCACTGATATAAATGTGAAACATTGTGAGAATCAATTTGGAAGAGAACCATTTACATGTAAAGACCTGGTGGTTCGACTTTCGGACGCGAAGgagttttatacatttttggaCGTGTGTTATACGAAATTAACAGCAGGCACGAATCCTAATGTATCAAGTGGGCATAAAGCCGATAAATGTGGGTTCATTCGAATAAACAAGGAATCTGTAGTACCTTATACGGTAAAAGACGGTCTTCAATATGTCCCTTTGTTTTACTTTGAAGGCGAGACTGAGAATCTCAAATTAAAAGCGGAGAAACTGGAAGGTTGGGACTTGTCGTATTTAAAGTTTTGTTGCAAAGTACAGGGTATTCGTAATGAATTGTTCGCAAGTGAGACATGCTCGGTGATTAGtttgaatgatattaaaagttattttcctCCCGGTACGGGATTCGAGGACTATTGGCCGACTAAAGTGATGGACTCTCAATTATTAGTGAATAGCAAAGGTGGTGGTAGCGGTGGCGGTTGGACAAAACAACCTCCGACACCACCGGCGACAAAACCAGTTTCCGTACAAAATAGTGCGAATAAAGCAGCGGTTAATGCACGATCAACGCCTATGCATAATATGATACCACGTGGATCTGTCGCAAATACATCGCAAGTACAACGTGTCAGTCAACCCAGACCTGTTACAACGACCCATCCTGCGCATTCTTCACCAACAGCACTTCCTTCCGGAAGATCGAATATTGTTACTCAACCAATGTTAAACACCGTGCAAAGTGTTAATGGTTGGACGGGTCTCGTTGGTGGTCAACCTACCTTTCAAACAGCACTTGTTTCTCAACCTAGTTCTATAATACGAATGCCCTCATCCTTAAATATGCACAAt CAAATATCGACACcaccaaaaaattattcgcaacAATCTAGTAGGAGCAGAGGGGGTGGTGGTAGTGCAGCAGCTCAGTACCCTGGAGTATATCCAGTTACAACTATGCAGAATGTTGCTCAGGCTCAGCCACCCCCTCTTGTCAGAGCAACAGTTCATTCCAGTCAACCTAATCTTGG tTATCCAACCTATGGGAAGGATGACTG gGTTACATCAACATATACTACACCTACTTTAGGTGTACCAAATGCTGTTACAGCAAGTACATATCCTCAAATGCTTGGTTTAAGTGAACAAGTACAAGCTCTGATGCCATCACCTACTTCTGTATCTACATTGTTGCATCCACAAAGGCATACACCATCCGTACATAATACATCTCATACAAAATATCCACCACCATTAATACCAGTTAATGGTAGTAATAACAGTACCag ggaTTCAAGAGGTAGAAAACCACTAATCCCAATATCAGAGTCACATGTATCAACCTGTCAAGTTCAACCttatcaaattcaaaaagcacttgtagaagataaaatggtaccttgtattaattttaaaccatatatatattctgaatTATTGATGACACTTAATGACTTCGTCGCTCAGTATTTTCCTGCTTGTGACATTAATAGTTGCCGGCAAGTCCTTACAGATGTTTTGCATATAGATTTGTATCAAGGAAATAG gctACAAATGAAGATGTTAATGGAAGCAGGAAAATGTTCGTCTTTAAATGAAGAATTACCACTAatacaagtaaaaaatataatgaaatatatgccccaattgaaatatatgtttaatagaGGTGGTGAAATGGTGATGCCTGCACCTGCACATTCCTCCGAAGAACATCCTGCCAAAAAACGTCAACGCACCAGCTAG